A window from Opitutia bacterium ISCC 52 encodes these proteins:
- a CDS encoding AGE family epimerase/isomerase, with protein sequence MSRMTETRLQMQEHLETGILHFWLENGVDKEHGGYLTSFDAEGKPTDDTDKMLVTQTRMIWGFSAAFTMYPESEDFKDAARQGFEFLLDHFWDSEQGGWFWKVRRDGQLIDGAKLVYGQSFAIYSLAQYTLSTGDPRGLDFAQKTFDLLQTFAADTWRGGYYENLEADWSVCAPGFAGGDRKSLDIHMHLMEAFTTLSQASGKEIHRRKLEEVIQVILSRMVDKKAGCGLNHFSLDFTPIPPIDIQRTWNAERATGEVIEGPVDSTSYGHNVELAWLLHRAIETLGMPKDPYAKLTRSLVDHSLKYGFDHTLGGVFRDGPHEGEAIVKDKEWWQNSEALVGYLDAYENFNDEQYLTAFQKTWDFANRHMINHRIGEWRQLLDREGKVWVGDIGNPWKAFYHSGRSIMECLVRLEQLAESSLPVQNPD encoded by the coding sequence ATGTCCCGCATGACTGAAACACGCCTCCAGATGCAGGAACACCTGGAGACGGGCATCCTTCATTTCTGGCTGGAAAATGGAGTAGATAAGGAGCACGGAGGTTATTTGACCTCCTTCGATGCTGAAGGCAAGCCGACGGACGACACAGACAAGATGCTCGTCACGCAGACCCGGATGATCTGGGGCTTCTCTGCGGCCTTCACAATGTATCCGGAAAGTGAGGATTTCAAAGACGCTGCCCGGCAGGGCTTCGAGTTCCTGCTGGATCATTTCTGGGATTCAGAACAGGGCGGATGGTTCTGGAAAGTCAGACGCGACGGTCAGCTGATCGACGGGGCTAAACTTGTCTATGGACAAAGCTTCGCCATTTATTCCCTGGCCCAGTACACCTTGTCCACGGGCGATCCACGAGGTCTGGACTTTGCCCAGAAGACCTTCGATCTCCTCCAGACCTTTGCCGCCGATACCTGGCGGGGCGGCTATTACGAAAATCTGGAAGCCGACTGGAGCGTTTGTGCCCCGGGCTTTGCTGGCGGGGACCGAAAGTCTTTGGATATCCACATGCACCTGATGGAAGCGTTTACGACTCTCTCCCAGGCCAGCGGAAAGGAGATCCATCGCAGAAAGCTGGAAGAAGTGATCCAGGTCATCCTGTCAAGAATGGTCGATAAGAAGGCCGGATGCGGCCTGAACCACTTCAGTCTCGATTTCACACCGATCCCTCCGATCGACATCCAAAGGACCTGGAATGCAGAGCGGGCAACCGGGGAAGTTATAGAAGGTCCGGTCGACAGTACCTCCTACGGTCACAACGTTGAACTCGCCTGGCTTCTCCATCGGGCTATCGAGACGCTGGGCATGCCGAAAGATCCTTACGCGAAACTGACCCGAAGCCTGGTGGATCATTCCTTGAAATATGGCTTCGACCACACCCTGGGCGGAGTTTTTCGAGATGGACCTCACGAAGGCGAAGCTATCGTGAAAGATAAGGAATGGTGGCAAAATAGCGAGGCGCTGGTGGGCTATCTCGATGCGTATGAGAATTTCAACGACGAACAGTATCTAACCGCTTTTCAAAAGACCTGGGACTTTGCCAATCGCCACATGATCAACCACCGGATTGGGGAATGGCGGCAACTGCTCGACAGGGAGGGCAAGGTCTGGGTCGGAGATATCGGCAATCCCTGGAAAGCCTTCTATCACAGCGGGCGGTCGATCATGGAATGCCTGGTCCGGCTCGAGCAACTCGCGGAGAGCAGCCTCCCTGTTCAAAATCCCGATTAA